The DNA segment GCTTATTCAACACAGGCAATTGTTTTAAATAGGCTTTCAAATCCTGGAAGGCTTTCTCACTTTCCTCATTCCATTCGAAAGTTTTGTTCTTTTTTAatactttaaagaaggatagaCTTTTATCTGCAGACCTGCTTATAAACCGGGCTAATGCTGTGATTTTTCCTGTTAACCTTTGTACCTCCTATATATTCCTGGGCGAGCTCATAGAAATAATAGCTTGGACCTTTTCCGGATTTGCCTCAGTTCCCCTTCTCGTAACCATATAACCAAGAAACGTTCCAGCTCGGACTCCGAAAGTACACTTGCTAGGGTTTAGCTTAAGCTGATAGTGCttcaaagtctgaaaagttTGAGTTAGGTCGGTAATGAACTGGTCCGTAGTTCGGGTCTTGACCAggatatcatctacatagacCTCGATATTTTTTCCGATTTGTTGCTCGAATATTTTATCCATCAACCTTTGGTATGTAGCCCCAGCATTTTTTAGGCCAAATGGCATGACCCTGTAACAATATGTTCCTGTTGACGTCACAAAACTCAATTTATTCTTGTCCTCTTTAGCTAGTAGGATTTGATAGTATCCTTGATAGGCATCCAAGAAGCTGAGCAGTTCGTGCCCCGCTGTGGAATCGACAAGTTGATCAATTCTGGGTAACGGATAACAGTCCTTTGGGCATGCCTTGTTCAGATCCCGAAAATCCACACACATGCGTCATTTACCATAGGACTTTGGCACCAGAACTATATTGGACAACCAGGTCGGAAAATAGATTTCCTCAATGTGTCCAACTATGAGTAATTCGTCTACTTGTTCCTTTATTACTACATCTTTCTCAAGACCGAAGTGCCATTTCCTTTGAATAATAGGATGGCAACCCTTTACCACATTGAGCTTGTGCTCTGCTAGTTCTCGATGGACCCCTACTAGGTCGGAAACTGACCATGCAAAaacatctttatttttttccaagcaTTCCAATAAGGTTTGCTTTAACGGTGTTTCAAGGTTGCTAGCAATTTTTACCATCCCCGAAGGAGGGGAGATCATGATTTCCTCAACCTCTTCTTCAGCGGTGACAGCTATGTCTTCTATTAGGTTGACTTTTTCTATGCTAGAAAGTCTAGGTCTGTCAACTCTATCCGTCCTGGTCACCTTTTGTTCTATTCTGACCTCCTCCACATAGCATTTGCGAGCAATAACTTGATCACCTTGTACTTCACCGATCTCATTACCAACTGGGAACTTTATTTTCTGATGCAGAGCTGACGCAACAGCCATGAAAGTGGTCATGGCAGGTCTACCCAGTATGGAATTATAGGCAGACGGAGCGTCTACTATAATAAAGCTCACAATCCTGGTCTTGCGACCGTTGCCTTTTCCAAGAGTTAGAGGTATATGTACTAACCCAACAGGCCGGATTGCATGACCCGTGAAACCAAAGAGTGATGTTACGACGGGCTCCATTTTGTACTGTCCCAGGTCCATTTGATTGATATCTTCTTGGAATAGAACATTGACAGAACTGCCTGAATCCACAAATATCCGGGCCACATCGTAATTTGTGACCATGGCCCTTATTACCAGTACATCATTATGGTTGCTAGAAACCCCTTTTAAATCTTCCGGCCCAAAAGAGAGGGTCGGACCATTGTTGACAGTCTGATTGTCAATCTCCATATTTATCAATTTTCGGCTGCTAGATTTTCTAGTCTGATTGCCAatctccatatatatatatgcatttatataagGATATAATGTACAAATATATGTGTAGgcacgtgtgtgtgtgtgtgtatacatagatattatatatatggtACTAATATATTAGGTTGATATATTATTACCATAAAACACGACTTACACACTAAggaaaatacataaaatatatattcataaatttcaaaaaaaattaatacgaGTTGCGAGCAAGGTTTTTGAGATCCTCAGTACTCTCTAATATTGCAATAGATTTTGGCCG comes from the Henckelia pumila isolate YLH828 chromosome 1, ASM3356847v2, whole genome shotgun sequence genome and includes:
- the LOC140863158 gene encoding uncharacterized protein; this encodes MEIDNQTVNNGPTLSFGPEDLKGVSSNHNDVLVIRAMVTNYDVARIFVDSGSSVNVLFQEDINQMDLGQYKMEPVVTSLFGFTGHAIRPVGLVHIPLTLGKGNGRKTRIVSFIIVDAPSAYNSILGRPAMTTFMAVASALHQKIKFPVGNEIGEVQGDQVIARKCYVEEVRIEQKVTRTDRVDRPRLSSIEKVNLIEDIAVTAEEEVEEIMISPPSGMVKIASNLETPLKQTLLECLEKNKDVFAWSVSDLVGVHRELAEHKLNVVKGCHPIIQRKWHFGLEKDVVIKEQVDELLIVGHIEEIYFPTWLSNIVLVPKSYAGHELLSFLDAYQGYYQILLAKEDKNKLSFVTSTGTYCYRVMPFGLKNAGATYQRLMDKIFEQQIGKNIEVYVDDILVKTRTTDQFITDLTQTFQTLKHYQLKLNPSKCTFGVRAGTFLGYMVTRRGTEANPEKEVQRLTGKITALARFISRSADKSLSFFKVLKKNKTFEWNEESEKAFQDLKAYLKQLPVLNKPTQGEELFLYLAVTPRAASSVLVRNEGTNHQPVYFVCHALKGPKLNYLTQEKLALALVITARKLRPYFLSHPITVLTNSVLGKIATNPDASVRLIRWITELSEYDIKFEPRTAIKAQALADFLAETVQLEQEELWKIFVDGSSCQSGSEARVMIISPWGEETNISIRLDFKASNNEAEYEALLLGLKAARNLGISRATLYFDSQLAIQQSKEKFEIKDDKMRKYAKALDKTKEGFTERNLELIPRAENIKADHLARLASALNDRPNPIVAGRALVS